From one Oscillatoria sp. FACHB-1407 genomic stretch:
- a CDS encoding M23 family metallopeptidase has translation MTSLISRLRVVSPQLNRLIRQPRLILSLFFGLIVLLSVLTSPAQAFQVQVQPTNPQLGDTISVIVQSDRPNTTPTVTFNQKTYPTFATGTNRYRALLPTTPLDRPGRMTIQVTDGQDVSNLAVNLRDRSFPTQRIRVRGGGSDGTDFEFNRVNEFKRLVTPEKFWSGAFARPAGGEITSVYGVRRYYNGVFAQNYYHRGVDYGGGAGAPVVAPAPGRVVLVGRESEGFRLHGNTIGIDHGQGVSSIFLHLSRMDVREGDFVQAGQRIGAIGATGSATGPNLHWGLYVHGQSVDPVPWRYDGFE, from the coding sequence ATGACTTCTCTGATCTCTAGACTCCGCGTTGTCTCTCCTCAATTGAATCGTCTGATTCGTCAGCCTCGATTGATTCTTAGTCTATTTTTTGGCTTGATTGTTTTGTTATCGGTCTTAACTAGCCCTGCTCAAGCGTTTCAAGTGCAGGTGCAGCCAACGAATCCACAACTGGGAGACACGATCTCGGTAATTGTGCAGAGCGATCGCCCCAACACAACTCCCACAGTTACCTTTAACCAGAAGACCTACCCAACGTTTGCCACAGGCACCAATCGTTATCGAGCACTGCTGCCCACGACTCCGCTCGATCGCCCTGGGCGGATGACGATTCAGGTCACGGATGGTCAGGATGTCAGCAACTTAGCGGTAAACTTGCGCGATCGCTCCTTTCCCACACAGCGCATCCGCGTGAGGGGGGGTGGTTCTGACGGCACAGATTTTGAGTTTAATCGGGTGAATGAGTTTAAGCGGTTAGTGACGCCTGAAAAGTTTTGGAGCGGGGCATTTGCCCGTCCGGCAGGGGGTGAAATTACCTCCGTGTACGGGGTACGGCGGTATTACAACGGTGTTTTTGCGCAAAACTACTATCACCGAGGCGTGGATTACGGCGGTGGTGCAGGTGCCCCAGTGGTGGCTCCGGCTCCCGGTCGAGTGGTGTTAGTAGGACGCGAATCGGAAGGATTTCGGCTCCATGGCAACACCATTGGTATTGACCATGGGCAGGGCGTTTCCAGCATTTTTCTGCATCTCAGCCGCATGGATGTGCGTGAGGGAGATTTTGTGCAAGCAGGGCAACGGATTGGGGCGATCGGGGCGACTGGTTCCGCCACTGGACCCAATTTACATTGGGGCTTGTATGTGCATGGGCAGTCGGTTGACCCTGTTCCCTGGCGGTATGACGGGTTTGAGTAG